In Silene latifolia isolate original U9 population chromosome X, ASM4854445v1, whole genome shotgun sequence, the following proteins share a genomic window:
- the LOC141621354 gene encoding uncharacterized protein LOC141621354, with product MDSKTNYILNSSDCVQSYDVHNTTIDMVAKLSPILARSSPSYYPMRFLHSHRVITLRVPQQSNNFDCGAHVLRYLSMLDCEIGDWQNPDNYQRMPDFRKSVMMQLLSWDANTRTEYK from the exons ATGGATAGTAAAACGAATTACATCCTCAACTCAAGCGACTGCGTACAGTCTTATGATGTACATAATACAACCATAGACATG GTGGCCAAATTATCTCCTATTTTGGCACGTAGTTCCCCGTCATATTATCCCATGCGGTTTCTGCACTCTCACAGGGTTATAACTCTCAGAGTTCCTCAACAATCAAATAA TTTTGATTGTGGAGCTCACGTGTTGAGGTATTTGAGTATGTTGGACTGTGAGATCGGTGATTGGCAGAATCCAGACAATTATCAG AGAATGCCAGATTTTCGAAAGTCTGTAATGATGCAACTACTTTCATGGGATGCAAATACTAGAACG GAGTATAAGTAG